A genomic segment from Corythoichthys intestinalis isolate RoL2023-P3 chromosome 2, ASM3026506v1, whole genome shotgun sequence encodes:
- the LOC130931980 gene encoding RING finger protein 223 — translation MEPSLQFWHTQTDPQGQESAGERQKKMSTVSQLECPICYNTYDNVFKTPKKLECGHTFCLECLSRLMAISPTEQEGSDQGTTQLLCPFCRHSTTLPDGGPPSLPTNHDMLHKLPGHQQQEEPVWLDGEKLCYKSNRPASDSLSVLCICIDIGADKRDGAQPPTPPQSLGPLSRLADWKRIMLFVVIMVLLVIVVLWPLQCVFTTGNMRCMQMVQQNRTAATVTTLARLNIINRPVGLTD, via the coding sequence ATGGAACCGTCCCTGCAGTTTTGGCACACGCAGACCGACCCCCAGGGCCAAGAATCTGCTGGTGAGCGCCAAAAGAAGATGTCCACAGTAAGCCAGCTAGAGTGCCCCATTTGCTACAACACGTACGACAACGTATTCAAAACGCCCAAGAAGTTAGAATGCGGTCACACCTTCTGCCTGGAGTGCCTCTCCCGCCTCATGGCCATTTCACCTACTGAGCAAGAAGGTAGCGACCAGGGGACGACGCAGCTTTTATGCCCCTTTTGCCGCCACAGCACCACTTTACCTGACGGAGGGCCCCCGTCTTTGCCCACCAACCACGACATGCTGCACAAGCTGCCGGGCCACCAGCAGCAGGAGGAGCCCGTGTGGCTGGATGGGGAGAAGCTGTGTTATAAAAGCAATAGGCCGGCATCCGACAGCCTTTCAGTCTTGTGCATCTGCATCGACATTGGCGCCGACAAGAGGGACGGCGCCCAACCTCCGACCCCGCCTCAGAGTTTGGGCCCGCTGAGTCGGCTGGCGGACTGGAAGCGAATAATGCTCTTCGTGGTGATCATGGTGCTGCTGGTCATTGTGGTTCTGTGGCCACTGCAGTGTGTATTCACCACTGGAAACATGCGATGTATGCAGATGGTCCAGCAGAACCGCACCGCCGCCACTGTAACGACGTTGGCCCGTTTGAACATAATTAACAGGCCCGTAGGTCTGACAGACTAG